The DNA sequence GGTAGTAATGTAGCCCTAAAACTTATCAGTCAAGGTTATTCTGTTACGGTTTTAGATAATTTGTCAGAACAAATTCATGGTTCCAATCCTGAGAATTCTGCTTTATATCAAAGTATTTTGGGTAAAGTAAATTTCATTAAAGGTGATATTACGAATAGAAAAGACGTTGAAAAAGTCATAGAAGGTCAAGATGCAATTATTCATTTGGCAGCAGAAACCGGAACTGGACAATCGATGTATTCCCTTGAAAAATATAATCAAGTCAATGTTTCTGGAACGGCTTTGCTTCTTGATATTTTAGTGAATCAAAAGAACTCGGTTAAGAAAATAATTTTGGCTTCTTCCAGAGCCGTTTATGGGGAAGGAAAATATCAAAATCCCCAATCAGAATCTGTTTATCCAAAGAGCAGATTGGTAGAAGTTATGCAGGAAGGCCATTTTGAAATGACTGATGAAAATTGTCAGCTTTTGAAACCTTTAGCAACTGACGAAAACTCAAAATTACATCCAACTTCTTTTTACGGTCTGACCAAACTTCAGCAAGAACAAATGGTGAAATTAGTCTGCGAATCGATTGGAATTAATTACGTGATTCTCCGCTATCAAAACGTTTTCGGCGTCGGACAATCGTTGCTCAATCCTTACACCGGAATTTTATCCATATTTTCTACCCAAATTTTAAACGGAAATGCGCTCAATATTTTCGAAGATGGTTTGATGACCAGAGATTTCATCAACATCGAAGATACAGTAGATGCAACCATTAAAAGTTTAGAATTAGAAACTGCGAATAATGAAATAATTAATATTGGAACCGGTGTCGCAACCGATGTTTTGTCAGTCGCAAATCTTTTAGTAAAAGCTTACGAAAAGGATGTTCCAATAGAAGTTTCAGGAGATTTTAGAGTAGGAGATATCCGACATAATTTTGCCGATTTGACTAAAGCAAAACAGCTCTTGGACTTCCAACCTAAAGTAAGTTTTGAAAAAGGAATTCAGGAATTTACGAATTGGGTTTTGCAGCAACCACGCATCGATAATAATTTAGAGCAATCTCTTCAGGAAATGAAAGAAAAAGGATTTTTGAAATCATGAATCTGGAAGGCAAAAAAATCTTATTTCTGTCAGCAAACTTTTTCGGTTATGAAAAAGCGATAGTCAACCGACTTCGGGAATTAGGAGCAGAAGTGGATTTCTATAATGAAAGACCTTCTGATTCTGTTTTGTCAAAAGGAATTATTCGGGTTAATAAAAATTTTTATTTCAAGAAGATTAAATCCTATTATCAAAAGATTTTAAACGAAACAGGTAATCAGAATTATGATTTTTTCCTTTTAATTAAAGGAGAAACGATTCCTTTTTCTTTTTTGAGAAAATTTAAAGAGCATCATCCGTCGGCAAAAATGATTTTTTATTCTTACGACACGGTTCAGGAATATCCGAAATTCTTAAAACTATATTCTTATTTTGACAAGAATTTCACCTTCGAACCAAAAGATGCTCAGCACTATAATTTACATTTCAGACCGTTGTTTTTTCTTAATGACTATCAGAATTCAACCACAGATAGTTCCATAAAATATGATGTTGTTTTTATTGGAAGTGCACACACTGACCGATATTTAATTGGTGAGAAAATCAAAGAAATCGGTGAAATTAAAAATCTTAAAACTTACTTTTATTATTATGCCCAGAGTAAAGCAGCGTTTCGCTTAAAGAAAATTTTTGATCAGAATTTAAAGAAATTTGATACTAAGAAATTGAGTTTTAAAAAATTAAAACATTCTGAAATTGCCTCCATTTATGCACAGTCTCGTTCGGTTTTAGATATCAATAAGCCGTTTCAATTTGGATTATCAATGAGAACGTTCGAAACTTTAGCGTCTGGTAAAAAACTCTTGACCACGAATTCAGATATTAAAAATTATCCTTTCTATAATGAAGATAATATTATGACGTTGGATCGGGATAATTTGGATGTTAATGCCGAATTTTTCGAGTCCGATTTTAAAGAAATTTCTACGAAAAATTTAGAAATGATGTCTTTAGATTCTTGGATTGCCTGTTTGTTTTTTAAAGATCAAGATGAATATTGGAAGAAATACCATTCTGTTTTTCAATCCAATAAGTAATGAAATTTTCGATATAAAGCACAGAAAAAGAGATACTCAATTGAATATCTCTTTTTTATTTTTGATAAAATAGTTCTTTAATTAATCTGCTGCAGCAGGTGCAGGAGCTGGCATCGTTGTAGAATTGTTAGTTCCAGGTGCAGTTTGTGGAGCCGGAGCTTCTTTCTTAGCTGGAGCTTGTTGGAA is a window from the Kaistella flava (ex Peng et al. 2021) genome containing:
- a CDS encoding SDR family NAD(P)-dependent oxidoreductase — translated: MKNILITGGAGFIGSNVALKLISQGYSVTVLDNLSEQIHGSNPENSALYQSILGKVNFIKGDITNRKDVEKVIEGQDAIIHLAAETGTGQSMYSLEKYNQVNVSGTALLLDILVNQKNSVKKIILASSRAVYGEGKYQNPQSESVYPKSRLVEVMQEGHFEMTDENCQLLKPLATDENSKLHPTSFYGLTKLQQEQMVKLVCESIGINYVILRYQNVFGVGQSLLNPYTGILSIFSTQILNGNALNIFEDGLMTRDFINIEDTVDATIKSLELETANNEIINIGTGVATDVLSVANLLVKAYEKDVPIEVSGDFRVGDIRHNFADLTKAKQLLDFQPKVSFEKGIQEFTNWVLQQPRIDNNLEQSLQEMKEKGFLKS
- a CDS encoding lipopolysaccharide biosynthesis protein, whose protein sequence is MNLEGKKILFLSANFFGYEKAIVNRLRELGAEVDFYNERPSDSVLSKGIIRVNKNFYFKKIKSYYQKILNETGNQNYDFFLLIKGETIPFSFLRKFKEHHPSAKMIFYSYDTVQEYPKFLKLYSYFDKNFTFEPKDAQHYNLHFRPLFFLNDYQNSTTDSSIKYDVVFIGSAHTDRYLIGEKIKEIGEIKNLKTYFYYYAQSKAAFRLKKIFDQNLKKFDTKKLSFKKLKHSEIASIYAQSRSVLDINKPFQFGLSMRTFETLASGKKLLTTNSDIKNYPFYNEDNIMTLDRDNLDVNAEFFESDFKEISTKNLEMMSLDSWIACLFFKDQDEYWKKYHSVFQSNK